CTGCTTGCCGGAGGCCCAGGAGACGAACTTCCAGGCCTTGTCGGGGTTGCGGGAGGCGTCCTGGATGCCCCACGCCCAGGTGTAGAGCCAGCCGGAGGACTTGGTCTCCTCCACGGGGGCGGGGGCGTAGCCCACCTTGCCCTTGACCGGGGAGCCCTTCGCCTCCAGGGAACCGGCGGCGCTCGTGGCGTCGTACCACATGGCGACCTTGCCCTGGGTCATGTTGTTGAGGCACTCGGCGAAGCCGGACTGGGCCGCGCCGGACTCGCCGTGGTCACGGACCAGGTCGACATAGAACTTCGCCGCCTTCTGCCACTCGGGGGAGTCGAGCCGGGCCTTCCAGTCCTTGTCGAACCAGGTGCCGCCGAAGGTGTTCACCACGGTCGTCAAAGGCGCCATCACCTCGCCCCAACCGGGCAGTCCGCGCAGGCAGATGCCCTTCATGCCGGGCTCGGCGCCGTCCGCCTTCGCGGCCAGGTCGGCGACCTGGGTCCAGGTGGGGTGCGCGGGCATGGTCAGGCCCTTCGCGGCGAACACGTCCTTGCGGTACATCAGGAAGGACGACTCGCCGTAGAAGGGCTGGCCGTAGAGCTTGCCGTCGTCGCCGGTCAGGGACTCGCGCATCGGCTTGAGGACGTCGCGTTCGTCGTACGCCGGGTCCTTGGCGACGTAGGAGTCCATCTCGTGCAGCCAGCCGTTGCGGGCGTAGATCGGTATCTCGTAGTTGGACAGGGTCGCCACGTCGTACTGGCCGGCCTGGTTGGCGAAGTCCTGGCTGATCTTGTCGCGGACGTCGTTCTCCGGCAGCACCGTGAAGTTGACCTTGATGCCGGTCTCTTCGGTGAAACGGGGGGCGAGCTTTTGAAGTTCGGTCATCTGGGGGTTGTTGACCATCAGGACGTTGATGGAGTCGCCGCCGGAACCGGACCCGCCCGCCCCGGCCCAACAGCCGGAGAGCAGCGGGGCGAGCAGCGTCCCTGCGGCGGCCAGGGCGAGCGTGGCTCGCGGTGGCCGTCGTCGGCTCGGGGTGCGCATGGATCGCTCCTGAACATATGGGGAGATAAGGGGTGCGGTGGGGCATGAGTGTGCCCCGGGAGGAGGGGGTGCTTCTCGGGGGCGCCTCTCAGACGCGGATGACTTGTGGCCCGAGCAGGGAGTAGCGGTGGGCCTCCGCCGACGGCAGCAGTGTGCTGGTGACGATCGCCTCCAGTGCGCCGACCTCGGCGAACCGGCAGAAGCTGACCGCCCCGAACTTGGTGTGGACGCCCGCGAACACCGTGCGGCGGGCGGCCCGGATGGCCTGCGCCTTGACCTCGCTGACGGCCGGGTCGGGGGTGGTGAGGCCGTGTTCGCGGGAGATGCCGTTGGCGCCGATGTAGGCGAGGTCGACGACGAAGCCGGCGAGCATCTTCGTCGTCCAGTGGTCCACGGTGGCGAGGGTGCCGGGGCGGACCCGGCCGCCGAGGAGCAGGACGGAGGTGTGCTCCGCCTCGGCGAGCACGCCGGCCACGGGGAGGGACGCGGTGACCACGGTCAGCGGGCGGTCCCTGGGCAGGGCCTCGGCGATGAGCTGCGGGGTGAAGCCCTCGTCGACGAAGACGGTCTCGGCGTCGCCGAGCAGCTCGGCCGCGGCGGTGGCGATCCGGCGCTTCTCGGGGACGTGACTGGTGGCGCGGAAGGCGAGCGTCGTCTCGAAGCCGGCGCTCTCGACGGGGTAGGCGCCGCCGTGGGTGCGGCGGACGAGGCCGTGGTCCTCCAGGGCGCGGAGGTCTCGGCGGACGGTTTCCTTCGCCACGCCGAGTTGCGTGGCGAGGGTGTTGACGTCCACGGCGCCGGTCCTGCGGGCGGCGTGGACGATTTCCCGCTGGCGTTCTTCCGCGGTGCCGGTCATGAGGTCACCCGCTTTCCTGGTGCGCTGCCCGTTCGGGCCGTATGCAGGAAGTTCTACAGCGGGTGTGGGGTGGTGGCCAGGTCTGTCACGCAGGGGATGCTGACCGGATCTGCCCGTTCGGGCACGGTGCGCCCATGAGCTCGGAGAGGGTTGTCGCGGGGCGGCTGCGGGTCTGTTGTGGCTGGTCGCGCAGTTCCCCGCGCCCCTGGAGTGGCGCCGGCGCGCCACATCAGAGGGCACCACGCCTGCCCGTATCAGCTACGGACAGGTCCGTTCTCCGTCCGTCAGTACGGCCAGATCGGCGGGTCGCTCACGAAGTGGCCGCCCAGGTAGGCGTGGGCGATGTTGTCCGGGTCCAGGTCGCCCTGTTCGGCGATCAGCTTCTCGGCGTAGGGCTCGGAGTCGTCCTGGGGGGCGTAGCCGAGGGAGCGGGCGGTCGTCAGGTCCCACCACAGGCGGGTGTTGGCGGAGGAGCCGTAGACGACGGTGTGCTTGACGTCCTCGGCGGTCAGCGCCGCGTGCAGGAGGCGGGCGCCGTCGCCGGGGCTCATCCAGACCGAGAGCATGCGGACGCTGGTGGGCTCGGCGAAGCAGGAGCCGATGCGGACCGAGACCGTCTCCAGGCCGTACTTGTCCCAGTAGAACTGGGCGAGGTCCTCGCCGAAGGACTTGGACAGGCCGTAGAAGGTGTCCGGGCGGTGCGGGGTGTCGATCGGGATGAGCGGGGCGTTGCCCTCGGGGCGCGGGGTGAAGCCCACCGCGTGGTTGGAGGAGGCGAAGACGATCCGCGGGACGCCCTCCTCGCGGGCGGCCTCGTAGAGGTTGTACGTCCCCTCGATGTTCGCCTTCAGGATCTTGTCGAAGGACGCTTCCAGGGAGATGCCCGCGAGGTGGATGATCGCGTCGACGCCCCGCACGGCCTCGCGCACGGCTTCTCTGTCGGCGAGGTCCGCGACGATCGCGTCCGGCTCGCCCTCGATCGGCAGCAGATCGAGCAGGCGCAGTTCGTAGCCGTAGGAGGGGAGCAGTTCCCGCATCAGGGTGCCGAGGCCGCCGGCGGCGCCTGTGAGCAGAACGGTGCGCGGCGCTGGCATGCTCGGTTCTCCTTGGAGTAGACCCATATTCACATTCGTGGACAAGCTAAGGATCAGTGCCTCGCCTCGTCAAGGGTGGTGCGCCTCATGTTCATAAACGTAAACTTCGATCAGAATCCCGCACGCTGCTGTTTCTCGTTGCCCCGCCGCCGTTTCTCGTTCTAGGGAGTGCCCGTGACGCCTGCCGACCTCGCCGCTCGACTCGGCATCCCCAGCGGGCCGCTGTTCTTCCCCGTCACCCCCTACGGCCCCGACGGCTCCGTCGACCTCGACACCTACCGCGCGCATGTGCGCCAGGGCGTCGAGGCGGGGGCCGCCGCCGTGTTCGCCTGCTGCGGCACCGGGGAGTTCCACGCGCTCACGCCCGAGGAGTTCGAGGCGGGGATCCGGGCCGCCGTGGAGGCCACCGCGGGGCGGGTGCCGGTCGTCGCGGGCGCCGGGTACGGCACCGCGCTCGCCGTGCGGTACGCCAGGCTCGCGGAGGCGGCCGGCGCGGACGGGCTGCTCGCCCTGCCGCCGTACCTGGTGCTCGCCGGGCAGGAGGGGCTGCTGCGGCACTACCGGGAGATCGCGGCGGCCACCGCCCTGCCCGTCATCGTCTATCAGCGCGACAACGCCGTGTTCACCCCGGAGACCGTGGTCGAACTGGCCCGCACACAGGGGATCGTCGGGCTCAAGGACGGGCTCGGCGACCTCGACCTGATGCAGCGGATCGTGAGCGCCGTGCGCGGTGAGGTCCCGGGTGACTTCCTCTACTTCAACGGTCTGCCGACCGCCGAGCAGACCCAGCTCGCCTACCGTGCCGTCGGGGTGCCCCTGTACTCCTCCGCCGTGTTCTGCTTCGCGCCGGAGATCGCCCTCGCCTTCCACCGGGCGCTGGAGACCGGGGACCGGCCGACGGTGGACCGGCTGCTCGACGGCTTCTACCGCCCCTTCGTCGAACTGCGCGCCCAGGGCCGCGGTTACGCCGTCGCCCTGGTCAAGGCGGGCGTCCGGCTGCGCGGCCTCGACGTGGGGGAGGTCAGGCCGCCACTGCACGAGCCGACCGAGGACCATGTGAAGCAGCTCGCGCAGATCATCGAACGCGGCTACGCGCTGCTGAGGGAGGAGAACAAGTGAAGGCGTCGACATTCGTCTACCCCTGGGACGTCAACGGAGATCCGCAGGCCCCCGCGACCATCGCGGCCACCGGCGTCCAGCAGGTGACCCTCGCCTCCGCCTACCACTCCACACGCGCGCTGACCCCCCGCCATCCGCGCCACCGCATCGTCACCGCCGAGCACGCGGCCGTCCTCTACCCCACCGACGACCGCTGGCAGGGACGGGAGTTGCGCCCCTACCCGGCCGGCGACTGGGCGCCCGGCGACGCGTTCGGCGAGGCCGCCGCCGCGCTCGCCGACGCGGGCCTTGAGGTGCACACCTGGGTGGTCCTCGCGCACAACTCCCGCCTGGGCGCCGAACATCCGGACACCTCCGTCGTCAACGCCTACGGCGACCGCTACCCGTGGGCCCCGTGCATCGCCCAGCCCGCCACGCGCGCGTACCTCGTCGACCTCGCCGCCGAGGCGGCGGTACGGCCGGGCGCGCGCGGCACCGAACTGGAGTCCCTCGGCTGGTACGGCCTCCAGCATCTGCACGCCCACGACAAGACCGGCGGCGTCGGCCTCGGCGACGCGGGCCTGTACCTGATGGCGCTCTGCTTCTGCCCCACCTGCCGGGAGGGCTACGGCGCCCAGGGCCTCGACGCCGACGAGCTGGCGGCCGCCGTGCGCACCGCGCTGGTCCCGGCGTGGCAGGGGGCGCCCTCCGACGGGGGCTGGACCGGCGTCGAGAAGCTCCTCGGCGCGTCGATGGCGGCGGCCACGCGCGCGTGGCGGGACGACACCGCCCGCACCCTCCAGGAGGCGGCGGTGACGGCGGTGCGCGGTGCCGCCCCCGAGGGCTTCCAGATCCTGCTGCACGCCGACCCCGTCTCGTACCACGTCGGCGCCAACGCCGGCGTGGACCCGGCGCACATCCTGTCCGTCGCCGACGGCGTGGTCGTGCCCTGCGCGGGCGGGCCGGGCCTGCTGACGCCGTTCGCCGAAGCGTCCGGAGGGTCCGATGGGTCTGCTGGGCCTGGAGGGTCCGGTGGGTCCGTCATCGCGGCCAACTTCACCGTCGTCTCCGGCATGGGCGGCAGCCCCGGAACCCTCGCCTCGGACGCGGCACGCGCGCGTGAGCTGGGGGCGACGGAACTGCGGCTGTATCACGCCGGGTTGGCGTCGGACGCCGACCTGGAGGCGGTGCGGTCGGCCCTCGCCGGGCTGTGAAGCAGCGGCAGGGCGGTGGCCAGCCACACCGCGCCCAGGATCGGCAACAGGAGTCGTAGGCCGACCAGTTCGACCAGTGCCGCGCCCGCGGCGAGACCGAGGACGTTCGGCGCGAACACAAGGGTGTTGGCCGTGGCGACGGTACGGCCGAGCAGCGCGTCCGGTGTCTCCCGCTGCACGGCCGTGAGCACGGTGATCAGCACACACGGCAGGCCCAGGCCTGCCGCCGCGCTGCACACCAGCGCGAGCCAGTCGGCCGGGACCGCCCGCAGGCCCGCCGCGACGGCCGTCAGGGCGATGCCGTACGCCGCGAACCGGCGCTCGCCGAGGTGCCGCAGCGCGGGGCCGGAGAGCAGGCCGACCGTCAGGGAACCGGCGCCCTGGACGGCGTACAGGACACCGGTGTACGCGGGGGAGTGGCCCAGGCCGTCCACGACGGCGTAGATCATCGCGCCGCTGAGGCCGGCGAAGAGCATGGTGGTGCCACCGGCCAGGACGAGGGGGCGAAGCCGGGGGTGCCGCCAGAGGTGGCGGGCGCCTTCGGCGGTCTGTGCGCGCCAGGCGAGGGCGGGTGGTTCGGGACGGGGCTCGTGGACGCGTAGGCGGGTGTACAGGCCTACGGCGGCCAGGAAGGTGGCGGCGTCCAGGGCGGCGACGGCGGGGCCGCCGTACGCCGCGTACAGGCCCGCCCCCGCCAGCGGGGCGAGCAGCTTCATGCCCTCCGTCGCCGACATGCGCAGGCCGTTGAAGTCGCCGAGCAGGGTGCGGTCGACGGCCGCGGTGACGAGAGCGGACTCGGCGGCGTCGTGGACGACGCCGGTCGCGCCGTATACGAAGAGCACCGCGAAGAGGAGCCACACGCTGCCCGGCGAGTCCACGGTGACGAGGGTGAGCAGGAGGGCGGCCAGCAGCAGGTTCGCCCCGATCAGCAGGGGTTTGCGGCGGGTGCGGTCGGCGAGCGTGCCGAGCGCGGGGCCGGCCAGGGTGGGGGCCCACATCGCGAGCATGCACAGCGCGGCGAGGCCGTCCGAGCCGGTGAGGTCCTTGACCCAGACGCCGGATGCCAGCCACAGCGCCGAGGTGCCGAAGCCGGAGACGATGACCGCGGTGAGGTAGAGGCGGGCGTTGTGGTCGTGGAGCAGGGGGCGGGGGAGCGGGGGTGTCGGGGGCGGCGGGGGTGTCATGTCTGTCGATCGTGGCGCTAAGGAGGGGGTGGAGGGATGGGGAAAGTGCCCTAGAAAAACGGGATCGGCGGGCGGCGATGAGTTTTGGGGGTGGGGGCGGTCCACCCTTGAGACGACGTTCTGAGGAGAAGCGAATGACCGACGCACCCCTGGATCTCGGACCGCAGACCCGTGTCGTGGCACGGCTCGCGGAGGCCGTGACCGACGAGCAGCTGGCGGACGGGACGCCGTGCCCCGAGTACGCGGTACGCAATGTCCTGGGCCATCTGCTCCATCTGTCCGCCGCGTTCCGGGACGCCGCGCGCAAGGATCTCGGCGCCACGACCGACACTCCGCCGACCGCCTCGCTCCCGGACATCGGCCCCGGCTGGCGTGAGGAACTGCCGAAGGTGCTGGCCGAACTCGCCGACGCGTGGGGCGACCCGGCCGCCTGGACCGGCATGACCCGGGCCGGGGGTGTCGACCTGCCGGGCGATGTCGGGGGTGCCGTCGCGGTCGATGAGCTGGTGATCCATGGTTGGGACCTGGCTGTCGCGACCGGTCAGCGGTACGAGCCCGACCCCGCCGCGCTTCAGGCGACGTACGACTTTCTCCTGGCCGCCGCCGAGGATCCCAGTCGGGGTGGGGGCATCTTCGGTCCGGTGGTGCCGGTTCCGGACGAGGCGACGCTGCTGGAGCGGACGGTGGGGCTGAGCGGGCGGGAGCCTGGGTGGAGGGGGCGGCGCTGAGCTCTCGCGTTCATTCATAGAGGGTTCCCGTGTTGACGCGCCGACCGCTGCGGGCGGACACCCCCCGACACGTCCCCTCATGTTCGAACGCGGGTGCGGGTCGTGCCGGTCAGGGGCGCGGGGAACTGCGCGACCAGCCACGACGTTGCCGCGGTCGCTCGACGTGCCTCGGCGGCAGTGCCTTGGCGCGCTGAATGAGGGGCGGCCAGATGTGTCGCCGCCTACCCTTCCCGCATGTCTCTCCGTCTCACCGTCCTCGGTACCGCCTCGCCCCACCCCGGGCCCGACACCCCCTGCTCCGGATATCTGGTGCGGGGCGGCGGGGCCGAGGTGTGGGTGGATGCCGGGTTCGGGAGCTTCGCTGAGTTGCGGCGGCACACTGATCCGGCGCGGTTGAACGCCATCTGGATCTCCCATCTGCACGCCGATCTGACGGCCGCCTTCTACGGGTTCGCGTACGGCGGGCTCACCCTGCCCGCGCCGATTCCGGTGTACGCGCCGCGCGACTGTGCCTCGCGTCTCGCCGGGTTCTTCGGGCGGCCCGACGCAGGGTTCCTGAGCGGGGTCTTCGAGTTCCGGGCGCTGCATCACGGGCACACCGTCCAGCACCGCGACCTGACCCTGACCGCCTCCGCGGTCGAGCACGACGTCGAGGCCTACGGCCTGCGTGCGGAGGCAGGCGGCCGGGTTCTGGCCTACTCCGGGGACACCGGGCCCTGCGACGCGCTCCTGCATCTCGCGAGCGGCGCCGACCTGTTCCTCTGCGAGGCCGACGTGGACGAACATTGCAAAGGCGAAATCGATCCAGTGCACCTGACGCCCGGGGAGGCCGGCACCGGCGCTCGAATGGCCGGCGGCGTAGGGAAGCTGATGATCACCCACGTCGGCCCCACCCTGACCGTCGAGGACGCCGCGACCCGCGCGGCCTCGGCCTTCGGCGGGCCGACGATCGCTGCCCGGGTCGGGGAGAGCTACGCCGTCTGACCTCGGCAACCTCAACTTCCTCTGTCAGAAGCATTGACGAAACTCTTACCCCCTCCTACCTTCAACGCGTCGTACTTCGTACGTCATATATGAGACGCGATACGCGAGATCAGATACGCGAGACCAGGTGCCCGACATCTGGCACGTGACTTCCGAGAGGCGCGCATGACCTCTGTGCCCACGCCGATCCCGTCCCGCACGCAGTTCGTGCTGGACGCGATCAAACACCGCATCCTCACCGGGCAGTTGACGCCCGGCCAGGCGTTGGTCGAGACCGACCTCGCCGCACAGTTCGGGGTCTCCAAGACCCCGGTGCGTGAGGCGCTGAAGACCCTCGCCGGCACCGGGCTCGTCGTGATGAGCCAGTACAAGGGCGTCACGGTGCGCATGGTGGACGCGGACATGGCGCGCGAGGTCTACGACGTCCGGCTGCTCCTCGAACCCGAGGCGCTGAAGCGGGCGGTCAAGCGGGGGGCCTCCCTCGCCGAGGCCCAGGACGCGCTGACCCGCGCCGACCAGGCCACCGACACCGCCGAACGTTCGCTGGCCAACCGGGAGTTCCACCGCGCCCTGTATCTGCCGTGCGGCAACCCGCTGCTGGGCCGGATGCTCGACGAGGTCCGCGACCAGGCCGCCCTCGTCTCCGCCGTCGCCTGGGCGGCCTCGCCCTCCTGGGAGCGGGAGGCCGGTGAGCACCGCGAGATCCTGCGGCTCGCCCTCGACGGTGACGCCGACGGCGCCGGCCGCGCCCTCCACGCGCACATCGCGTCGTTCGTGCAACGGGCCTTCCCGGACGCCGAGTCCGAGGCCCAGGGAGAGGACGGTCAGGTATGACAACGACGTTCGAGACCCAGCGGGCCGCCCTGGCCGACGTGGTCGCGATCCCGGTGACACCCTTCGCCGAGGACGGCTCCGTCGACCAGGACGCCCACCGGGCCCTGCTGCGTCGTCTGCTCGACGGGGGGATCAGGACACTCACCCCCAACGGGAACACCGGCGAGTTCTACGCCCTGACCCCCGAGGAGCGGCAGCTCGTCACCGAGATGACCATCGACGAGGCCGGTGAGCGGGCCGTGATCCTCGTCGGTGTCGGACATGATGTGCCGACCGCCGTCGCCTCCGCGCGCCACGCCCGTGAGCTGGGGGCGGCGATGGTGATGGTGCACCAGCCCGTCCATCCGTATGTGTCCCAGGGCGGCTGGGTGGACTATCACCGGGCCATCGCCGAGGCCGTGCCCGAGCTGGGTGTCGTGCCCTACATCCGCAACGCCCAGCTCAGCGGGTTGCGGCTGGCCGAGCTCGCCGATGCCTGCCCGAACGTCATCGGCGTGAAGTACGCCGTCCCGGACGCGTCGAGGTTCGCCGCCTTCGCCCGGGACGCGGGGCTCGACCGCTTCGTGTGGGTCGCGGGCCTCGCCGAGCCCTACGCCCCCTCCTATTTCTCGGCGGGCGCCACCGGCTTCACCTCGGGGCTGGTGAACGTCGCCCCGGCCGTTTCGCTGAACATGATCGAAGCGCTTCGATCCGGTGACTACCCGGCCGCGATGAAGGTCTGGGAGCAGATCCGCCGCTTCGAGGAGCTTCGCGCGGCCAACGGTTCCGCCAACAACGTCACCGTCGTCAAGGAGGCTCTCGCCTCTCTGGGGTTGTGCCGCCGTGACGTCCGCCCGCCGAGCAAGCTGTTGCCGGAGGACGAGCGGGACGAGGTCGCCGCCATAGCCGCCGGGTGGTCCATATGAGCGACACAGGGATGCCGGGCAGGGCGCGACTGAGCCCGGAGGAACTCCGCAGTCATCAGTGGTACGGCACCGAGGGGCAGTTGCGCACCTGGTCGCACAACGCCCGGATGCGGCAGCTCGGTTACGAGGCGGAGGAGTACCGGGGCCGCCCGGTGATCGCCGTCCTCAACACCTGGTCCGACATCAACCCCTGCCACGTCCATCTCCGCGAGCGCGCCGAGGCGGTCAAGCGGGGGGTGTGGCAGGCCGGGGGCTTCCCGCTCGAATTCCCGGTCTCCACCCTCTCGGAGACCTACCAGAAGCCGACCCCGATGCTCTACCGCAACCTGCTCGCGATGGAGACCGAGGAGCTGCTGCGGTCGTATCCGATCGACTCGGCCGTGCTGCTGGGCGGTTGCGACAAGTCGACGCCGGCGCTGCTCATGGGTGCTACGTCGGCTGACGTGCCCTCGGTCTTCGTGCCGGCGGGGCCGATGCTTCCCGGGCACTGGCGCGGGGAGACCCTCGGCTCCGGCACCGACATGTGGAAGTACTGGGACGAGCACCGCGCCGGCAATCTGACCGACTGCGAACTCCGGGAACTGCAAGGCGGATTGGCGCGCTCTCCCGGTCACTGCATGACCATGGGTACGGCGTCCACGATGACCGCGGCCGCCGAGGCCCTCGGCATGACGCTGCCCGGTGCCTCCTCGATCCCGGCCGTCGACTCCGGGCACGAGCGGATGGCCGCCGCCTCCGGACGCCGGGCCGTGGAGCTGGCCTGGACCGCGCTCAGGCCGTCCGAGATCCTCAGCCGCGAGGCCTTCGAGGACGCCGTCACCACGGTGCTCGGGCTGGGCGGCTCCACCAACGCGGTGATCCACATCATCGCCATGGCGGGCCGGGCCGGGATCAAGCTCACCCTCGACGACTTCGACCGCATCGCCCGTACCGTCCCGGTACTGGCGAACGTGCGGCCCGGCGGACAGACGTACCTCATGGAGGACTTCTACTTCGCCGGCGGTCTGCCCGCGTTCCTGTCGCGGATCACCGACCTGCTCCATCTGGACCGGCCGACCGTCAACGGCACGCTGGGGGAGCAACTGGAGGGTGCGGTCGTCCACAACGACGACGTCATCCGGAGCCGGGAGAACCCGGTCGCGAGCGAGGGCGGGGTCGCCGTCCTGCGCGGCAACCTCTGCCCGGACGGCGCGGTCATCAAGCACATCTCCGCCGAGCGACACCTGCTCAAGCACACCGGTCCCGCGGTCGTCTTCGACGACTACAAGACCATGCAGCGCACCATCAACGACCCGTCGTTGAACATCACCGCCGAGAGTGTGCTGGTGCTGCGCAACGCGGGACCCAAGGGCGGGCCCGGCATGCCCGAGTACGGCATGCTGCCCATCCCCGACCATCTGCTCAAGCAGGGCGTGCGGGACATGGTCCGGATCTCCGACGCCCGGATGAGCGGCACGAGTTACGGCGCCTGCGCACTGCACGTGGCGCCCGAGGCGTACGTCGGCGGACCGCTGGCCCTCGTGCGCAGCGGCGACCTGATCACTCTGGACGTCGAGGCGCGCTCCCTCCATCTCCATGTGGAGGACGAGGAGTTGGCGCGCCGCCGGGCCGACTGGACGCCACCGCCCGTGCGTGACGAGCGCGGTTACGGCGCCCTCTACAACGACCAGATCACGCAGGCCGACACCGGCTGCGACTTCGAGTTCCTCGCCCGGAAGGGCACCGTGCAGGACCCCTACGCGAGCTGATCGCGAGCACCACGGCCCTTTTCCGCGGGCTTCGCACAACCCTGCACCAGGAGAAAGCGCTTCCCGCACCACGTACTGAACTGATCGGAGAACAGTCATGGCCCAAGCCGCAGCCGTGGCGAAACCGCCCGCGCCACCCCGGCGGCGCCGTGCCTCCGCCACCCCGCGCAGGCTTCCCTACCTGCTGATCGCGCCGGCGGCCCTGCTCATGCTGGGCTTCATCGCCTACCCCGTCATCAGCGTCTTCTACTACAGCCTGCGCAACTACAACCCGACCAAGCCATGGCGCAACGGCTACGCGGGCTTCGACAACTTCACGAAGATCTTCACCGACGACCCGGCCTTCTGGGACACGCTGACCTTCAGCGCCAAGTGGGTCTTCGTCGAGGTCGGCCTCCAGCTTCTGTTCGGCCTCGCGCTGGCGCTCATCGTCAACCAGACCTTCGTGGGCCGGGCCGTGGGACGCGCCATGGTCTTCTCCCCGTGGGCCGTCTCCGGTGTGCTGACCTCCGCGATCTGGGTGCTGCTCTACAACTCCCAGACAGGTATCACCCGTTACCTCGCGGACATGGGCATCGGCTCCTACGGCACCAGCTGGCTGTCGGACACCTCCACGGTGTTCCCGGCGGCGATCGTCGCCGACCTGTGGCGCGGAGTCCCCTTCTTCGCGATCCTCATCCTCGCCGACCTCCAGTCCGTCTCGAAGGACCTGTACGAGGCCGCCGAGGTCGACGGGGCCAGCCGGGTCAAGCAGTTCTGGCACATCACGCTGCCGCACTTGAAGGACGCGATCGTGCTGTCCACGCTGCTGCGCGCGGTCTGGGAGTTCAACAACGTCGACCTGCTCTACACCCTCACCGGCGGCGGACCCGCCGGCGAGACGACGACCCTCCCGCTCTACATCGCCAACACCAGCGTCGACGCCCACAACTTCGGTTACGCGTCGGCCCTGACCACGGTGGCGTTCGTGATTCTTCTCTTCTGCTCGATGGTCTATCTGCGCCTGAGCAAGTTCGGAGGCGAGGACAAGTGAGCATCAAGGAAGCCACCCCGGTCGTGTCCGAGGCCCGCACGTCCCCGCCGCCGCCCCGTACCAAGGGCAGGGAGCGCTCCTGGGACGACGTGCCCCGCTGGCAGATCTACCTGCCGCTGGGGATCTACCTGCTCTTCACCCTGATCCCGTTCTACTGGATCCTGCTCTTCGCGTTCCGCCCGACCGGCTCCACCTCGCTGGTGCCCTGGCCGATGACCTTCGACCACTTCGAGAAGGTGTGGACCGAGCGTGAGTTCGGCACCTACTTCCAGAACAGCGTCCTCGTCGGCGTCGCCACCCTGATCACGACGACCCTGGTAGCGCTGGCCGGCGGCTACGCCCTGGCGCGGTTCAACTTCAGGATCAAGAAGGCCTTCATGCTGGGCCTGCTGTGCTCCCAGTTCGTGCCGGGTGCGCTGCTGCTGGTGCCGCTGTTCGAGATCTTCGCCAAGATCCAGATGATCAACTCGCTGGGCAGCGTGATCATCGCCGAGACGGTCTTCCAGCTGCCGCTGTCGATCATCCTGATCAGCAACTTCATCAAGAACGTGCCCCCTTCCCTGGAGGAGGCGGCCTGGGTCGACGGCTGCAACCGCTTCACCGCGTTCAGGATCGTCGTGCTGCCGCTGCTGCGGCCCGGTCTGATCGCCGTCGGTTCCTTCGCCTTCGTGCACTCCTGGAACCACTTCCTGTTCGCGCT
This DNA window, taken from Streptomyces sp. NBC_00663, encodes the following:
- a CDS encoding GntR family transcriptional regulator; translation: MTSVPTPIPSRTQFVLDAIKHRILTGQLTPGQALVETDLAAQFGVSKTPVREALKTLAGTGLVVMSQYKGVTVRMVDADMAREVYDVRLLLEPEALKRAVKRGASLAEAQDALTRADQATDTAERSLANREFHRALYLPCGNPLLGRMLDEVRDQAALVSAVAWAASPSWEREAGEHREILRLALDGDADGAGRALHAHIASFVQRAFPDAESEAQGEDGQV
- a CDS encoding dihydrodipicolinate synthase family protein, yielding MTTTFETQRAALADVVAIPVTPFAEDGSVDQDAHRALLRRLLDGGIRTLTPNGNTGEFYALTPEERQLVTEMTIDEAGERAVILVGVGHDVPTAVASARHARELGAAMVMVHQPVHPYVSQGGWVDYHRAIAEAVPELGVVPYIRNAQLSGLRLAELADACPNVIGVKYAVPDASRFAAFARDAGLDRFVWVAGLAEPYAPSYFSAGATGFTSGLVNVAPAVSLNMIEALRSGDYPAAMKVWEQIRRFEELRAANGSANNVTVVKEALASLGLCRRDVRPPSKLLPEDERDEVAAIAAGWSI
- a CDS encoding carbohydrate ABC transporter permease, with translation MAQAAAVAKPPAPPRRRRASATPRRLPYLLIAPAALLMLGFIAYPVISVFYYSLRNYNPTKPWRNGYAGFDNFTKIFTDDPAFWDTLTFSAKWVFVEVGLQLLFGLALALIVNQTFVGRAVGRAMVFSPWAVSGVLTSAIWVLLYNSQTGITRYLADMGIGSYGTSWLSDTSTVFPAAIVADLWRGVPFFAILILADLQSVSKDLYEAAEVDGASRVKQFWHITLPHLKDAIVLSTLLRAVWEFNNVDLLYTLTGGGPAGETTTLPLYIANTSVDAHNFGYASALTTVAFVILLFCSMVYLRLSKFGGEDK
- the araD gene encoding L-arabinonate dehydratase, whose protein sequence is MSDTGMPGRARLSPEELRSHQWYGTEGQLRTWSHNARMRQLGYEAEEYRGRPVIAVLNTWSDINPCHVHLRERAEAVKRGVWQAGGFPLEFPVSTLSETYQKPTPMLYRNLLAMETEELLRSYPIDSAVLLGGCDKSTPALLMGATSADVPSVFVPAGPMLPGHWRGETLGSGTDMWKYWDEHRAGNLTDCELRELQGGLARSPGHCMTMGTASTMTAAAEALGMTLPGASSIPAVDSGHERMAAASGRRAVELAWTALRPSEILSREAFEDAVTTVLGLGGSTNAVIHIIAMAGRAGIKLTLDDFDRIARTVPVLANVRPGGQTYLMEDFYFAGGLPAFLSRITDLLHLDRPTVNGTLGEQLEGAVVHNDDVIRSRENPVASEGGVAVLRGNLCPDGAVIKHISAERHLLKHTGPAVVFDDYKTMQRTINDPSLNITAESVLVLRNAGPKGGPGMPEYGMLPIPDHLLKQGVRDMVRISDARMSGTSYGACALHVAPEAYVGGPLALVRSGDLITLDVEARSLHLHVEDEELARRRADWTPPPVRDERGYGALYNDQITQADTGCDFEFLARKGTVQDPYAS
- a CDS encoding carbohydrate ABC transporter permease, which produces MSEARTSPPPPRTKGRERSWDDVPRWQIYLPLGIYLLFTLIPFYWILLFAFRPTGSTSLVPWPMTFDHFEKVWTEREFGTYFQNSVLVGVATLITTTLVALAGGYALARFNFRIKKAFMLGLLCSQFVPGALLLVPLFEIFAKIQMINSLGSVIIAETVFQLPLSIILISNFIKNVPPSLEEAAWVDGCNRFTAFRIVVLPLLRPGLIAVGSFAFVHSWNHFLFALMFLNNPEKQTIPVGLNTLMGADSVDLGALAAGGIIAAVPVVLVFAFIQKWLITGFSAGAVKG